A single genomic interval of Nerophis lumbriciformis linkage group LG17, RoL_Nlum_v2.1, whole genome shotgun sequence harbors:
- the gemin7 gene encoding gem-associated protein 7 → MATPVPVLRLPRGPEPNSRGFDPNSPRFIAVCRTSITSSFAAAASRAGADELRLEQSARAQLRERFLRCVLATCNKKVHFQMHDNVKVEATFGASDIDVLNFQVSDLNTPIGVQKEALLRCQDVISYTFDL, encoded by the coding sequence ATGGCAACACCTGTACCCGTGCTTCGCCTCCCGAGAGGACCCGAGCCGAACAGTCGTGGATTCGACCCTAATTCCCCCCGCTTCATCGCGGTTTGCCGCACGTCCATAACGTCTTCCTTTGCCGCCGCTGCGTCGCGCGCAGGCGCAGACGAGCTGAGGCTGGAGCAGAGCGCGCGTGCGCAGTTGAGAGAACGCTTCCTCAGGTGCGTGCTGGCCACGTGCAACAAGAAGGTGCACTTCCAAATGCACGACAACGTCAAGGTGGAGGCCACCTTCGGAGCTTCTGATATCGACGTGCTCAACTTTCAGGTGTCCGACCTGAACACGCCCATCGGGGTGCAGAAAGAGGCGCTGCTCAGATGTCAGGACGTCATTTCATACACGTTTGATTTGTGA